From the Kribbella sp. CA-293567 genome, the window CGCATGGTGGTCAATGCGCACATCTCCTGGTGGCGTCGCTTCCGTCGCCGTGAAGCGCCTGCCGCCGAGCCGACCAGGACAGCTGCCGCCGCCCCTGACGGCGCCACCGGCCGGGCCGATGCGGAAGCAGTCTGGGCGCTCTGCGCGTCGCTGCCGGACAAGCAGCGCGCCGCCGTCGTACTCCGCTTCTACGAAGACCTCTCGTACGCCGAGATCGCGGTGCTGCTGCACTGCGCGGAGGCGACGGCCAGGTCGCATGTGCACCGGGCGTTGGCAGTCCTGAAGAACACGCTGAGCAAGGAAGGAGCCGAAGATGCCTGAGCCGGACGAGCAGGAGTTCGGCCCGCAGATCGCGGATGCCTTCCAGAGCAAGGCTCACACCGTCCAGGGACTCCGTGCGAGTGGCTTCGCCAAGGAGGCGCGCCGGCGGGTCCACAAGCGCCGTCAGCGTCTCGCGACGGCTGCGGCCGCAGTGGTGGTCGTCGTAGCGATCGGCGGCGTGTGGGGCGTCATTGGCGGGCCGTCGCCAGTCACCACCAGTTCCAGTGACAGCGCCGGCTCTGCCGCTGGGGGCACGGCCGAGCGAGCGCCTGTGGTGCCGAAGGCGACCAGTGCCTGCCCTCCGCAGCACCCGATCCTCAGAGCAGGTGGCCACGAGGCCGTGCCGTCCGGCACGGGCCTTGACCTGGACACTCAGGTGTACGGGCTGGAGGCCTGCCGGTACCGGTTGGCCGAAGGCGACCAGTTCCTGCTCGGCTCGGCGACCTTCAGCGCGAGCACGGCCCAGCAGGTCGTCGACGCGATCAAGGTGCTGCCGGAACGCAATCCGGCGCTGCCGGTCTTCAAGTGCACCCCGGAGACAGCCCGGCCGAAGGAGGCGATCGTCCTGCGCTTCGACACCGCGACCGGCGTCCGCGAGGTCTGGGTCGGGTACGACGGCTGCGCATCGGCTGGCTTCTTCACCGGCAACCGCACCTACGGTCTCTTCCCGGCACCGCTGAAGCTGTTCCTGAAGGACAGCGTCCGCCCTACCACCGGCCTCTACCTGAACCACCTCGAAGGCTGGTAGCTACTCCCGGCCCTGCCCTTGTCCCCGCTGCGGCAACTGCCGCACGTTGTCCGGTGCAGCGCCGTCGCCCCGAGCCTCGCGGTAGCTTCCGCTCTGCGATCCGCTGCCGAGGAACTTCCGGAGATGCTCGACCTCCGCTGACGGCTGCGCCTGGCCGACCGCCGCGTCGCGGTACCGATCCTCGAGCTCGGCGGT encodes:
- a CDS encoding SigE family RNA polymerase sigma factor; the protein is MAGAEVQSSAIDFELWVTEKTDALLRFAYVLTGDHTLAEDAVQDALTTACARWGRVSQADDPEAYVKRMVVNAHISWWRRFRRREAPAAEPTRTAAAAPDGATGRADAEAVWALCASLPDKQRAAVVLRFYEDLSYAEIAVLLHCAEATARSHVHRALAVLKNTLSKEGAEDA